From a region of the Coffea arabica cultivar ET-39 chromosome 3e, Coffea Arabica ET-39 HiFi, whole genome shotgun sequence genome:
- the LOC113736747 gene encoding protein LATERAL BRANCHING OXIDOREDUCTASE 1-like, with translation MAPVPVSPISVGHIDDVQELRKTIPSRIPQRFVRDRIERPRLFMTNPTPCKNIPVIDLSNLQKGSKDEFRAELLQLSASCEDWGFFQVINHEVNLSLVESLEKVAMEFFMLPLEEKQKYPMLPGTVQGYGQAFVFSEDQKLDWCNMFALGLEPHFIRNPNLWPTKPATFSETLEAYSREIRKLCKNLLKYIAIGLSLDENVFEDMFGAAVQAVRMNYYPACPRPDLVLGLSPHSDGSALTVLQQGKGSSVGLQIFKDNTWVPVQPIPNALVINIGDTIEVLTNGRYKSVEHRAVTHKEKDRLSIVTFYAPSYDLEVGPMPELVDENEPCKYRRYNHGEYSKNYVTNKLQGKKALEFAKINTTN, from the exons ATGGCTCCTGTACCAGTTTCTCCCATTAGTGTTGGCCACATTGATGATGTCCAAGAACTGAGGAAGACCATACCATCACGCATTCCTCAGAGATTTGTCCGAGACAGGATAGAAAGGCCGAGACTTTTCATGACCAATCCTACTCCTTGCAAGAATATTCCTGTCATTGATTTATCAAATCTCCAAAAAGGCAGTAAAGATGAATTCCGAGCTGAGTTGCTACAGCTCTCAGCATCCTGTGAAGACTGGGGATTTTTCCAG GTGATAAACCATGAAGTTAACTTATCCTTAGTCGAAAGCTTAGAAAAGGTGGCCATGGAATTCTTCATGCTGCCTTTGGAGGAGAAACAGAAGTATCCAATGCTACCTGGAACTGTTCAAGGATATGGGCAGGCTTTCGTTTTCTCGGAGGACCAGAAGCTAGACTGGTGCAACATGTTTGCTCTTGGACTGGAGCCCCATTTTATAAGAAATCCAAACCTGTGGCCTACAAAGCCAGCCACCTTTAG TGAGACTCTGGAAGCATATTCCAGAGAGATAAGGAAACTATGCAAGAATTTGCTAAAGTACATAGCCATCGGTCTATCTCTGGATGAGAATGTCTTCGAAGACATGTTCGGAGCAGCTGTACAAGCAGTGAGAATGAACTATTATCCAGCATGCCCTAGACCTGATCTTGTTTTGGGTTTGAGTCCTCATTCAGATGGAAGTGCCCTTACAGTGTTGCAACAAGGAAAGGGCAGTTCAGTTGGCCTTCAGATATTCAAAGACAATACCTGGGTACCTGTCCAGCCAATTCCCAATGCATTAGTGATCAATATTGGTGACACCATAGAG GTTCTAACAAATGGCAGATACAAGAGTGTAGAACACAGAGCAGTCACTCACAAAGAAAAAGACAGACTCTCAATTGTCACATTTTATGCACCTAGTTATGATCTAGAAGTTGGACCAATGCCAGAACTGGTGGATGAGAACGAGCCCTGCAAGTACAGAAGATACAACCATGGAGAGTACAGCAAGAACTATGTAACCAACAAGCTGCAGGGGAAGAAAGCACTGGAATTTGCTAAAATCAATACCACTAACTAA